A region from the Eptesicus fuscus isolate TK198812 chromosome 1, DD_ASM_mEF_20220401, whole genome shotgun sequence genome encodes:
- the TASL gene encoding TLR adapter interacting with SLC15A4 on the lysosome → MLSEGYLSGLAYRNDIPWSCASYNKNVAEEEEEETNTGALCYSSVDETQVGSLYLSCKSSGKFISSVHSRESQHSKNQRITVLQTNPNPVFESPNLAAVEICRHPSRETYLVPSSCKSICKNYNDLHIAGGQVMAINSVTRDFLCESSFEYGPLLKSSEIPLPMEDSISTQTSDLPQKPIQRYSSYWRITSIKEKNSLQMQKPISNAVLNEYLEQKVVELYKQYIMDTVFHDSSPTQILASELIMTNVDQISLQVSREKNLETSKARDIVINRLLQLVSTEISTPSLHISQYSNVNP, encoded by the coding sequence ATGCTGTCGGAAGGGTACCTCAGTGGACTTGCCTACCGGAATGACATCCCCTGGAGTTGTGCATCTTATAATAAGAAcgtggctgaggaagaggaagaagagactaACACTGGTGCTCTTTGCTATTCCTCTGTGGATGAAACACAAGTCGGAAGTCTCTACCTGAGCTGCAAATCCTCTGGCAAGTTCATTTCTTCAGTGCATTCAAGAGAGAGCCAACACAGTAAAAATCAGAGAATCACAGTGCTACAGACAAATCCTAATCCTGTGTTTGAAAGCCCAAACTTGGCTGCAGTTGAAATATGTAGACACCCCAGCAGAGAGACCTACTTGGTTCCATCTTCCTGCAAAAGTATTTGCAAGAATTACAATGACTTACATATTGCAGGGGGCCAGGTGATGGCCATCAATTCAGTGACCAGAGATTTTCTCTGCGAGAGTAGTTTTGAATACGGCCCTTTGCTGAAATCATCTGAGATTCCTTTGCCGATGGAGGATTCCATTTCTACTCAGACCAGTGACTTGCCCCAAAAACCTATCCAGCGGTATTCATCCTACTGGAGAATAACCAGCATCAAGGAGAAAAACAGCCTGCAAATGCAGAAGCCTATTTCTAATGCTGTGCTGAATGAGTATCTGGAACAGAAGGTGGTGGAGTTATATAAACAGTACATTATGGACACCGTGTTTCATGACAGTTCCCCTACCCAGATTCTGGCATCTGAACTCATCATGACAAATGTGGACCAAATTAGCCTCCAAGTGTCGAGAGAGAAGAATCTGGAGACCTCAAAAGCCAGGGATATAGTCATTAACCGCCTATTACAGTTGGTCTCCACTGAGATCAGTACTCCTAGTCTCCATATTTCACAGTATAGCAATGTGAATCCATAA